A genome region from Candidatus Woesearchaeota archaeon includes the following:
- a CDS encoding YggU family protein, producing the protein MELKDFVRGDVLRVLVRPNSARTEFLGMDKARGLPKIAFKAPPDKGKANKELVRFVSKQLGRRVEIKTGMASKDKILHIIH; encoded by the coding sequence ATGGAACTGAAGGATTTTGTCAGGGGTGATGTTCTCAGGGTTCTTGTCAGGCCCAATTCTGCGAGGACTGAATTCCTAGGTATGGACAAGGCCAGGGGCCTGCCGAAGATCGCGTTCAAGGCACCGCCTGACAAGGGCAAGGCCAATAAGGAGCTTGTGAGATTTGTTTCTAAGCAGCTGGGCAGGAGGGTGGAGATAAAGACAGGCATGGCTTCAAAAGATAAGATCCTGCATATTATCCACTGA
- a CDS encoding deoxyhypusine synthase, translated as MDNPSFKRDIKDKSIREGTMLEIKGFDAASDVGLKDLPGLYKKIGFQATHLGQAAEIIGKMKGSAIFLACTSNIVSSGLREMIAQLVREKKIVALITSTGAIEEDWMKSQKPFLAGDFNADDVQLKENGMNRIGNIFVPDEYYGRLEDFHMGFIAEMMAKKRIWTPSEYVREIGLRMDDENSILYWAAKNNIPIFCPGFVDGAIGDHFFFYNQNKPTEEKIVIDQAGDVERFYKMILAPEKISAIILGGGIAKHHLIGASIIRDGLDYAVYVQTGTEGDGSLSGAKPKEAVSWNKLKEGKNSVCIEADATLVFPILAAGLLE; from the coding sequence ATGGACAATCCATCATTCAAGCGGGATATAAAGGATAAGAGCATCAGGGAAGGGACGATGCTAGAGATAAAAGGCTTTGATGCAGCTTCTGATGTGGGTCTTAAGGATCTTCCTGGATTGTACAAGAAGATAGGATTCCAGGCAACGCACCTCGGCCAGGCAGCTGAGATAATAGGCAAGATGAAAGGGAGTGCTATTTTTCTTGCTTGTACAAGCAACATTGTTTCATCTGGTCTTCGTGAGATGATTGCGCAGCTGGTTAGGGAGAAAAAGATTGTTGCGCTGATTACCAGCACCGGAGCAATTGAAGAGGACTGGATGAAATCACAGAAGCCTTTCCTTGCAGGGGATTTCAATGCAGATGATGTGCAGCTCAAGGAGAACGGCATGAACAGGATCGGGAACATATTTGTCCCTGATGAATATTATGGAAGGCTTGAAGACTTCCATATGGGATTCATTGCAGAGATGATGGCTAAGAAGAGAATATGGACACCATCAGAATATGTTCGCGAGATCGGATTGCGTATGGATGATGAGAATTCCATCCTTTATTGGGCTGCAAAGAACAATATCCCAATATTCTGCCCAGGATTTGTAGACGGGGCAATAGGGGACCATTTCTTTTTCTATAACCAGAACAAGCCAACTGAAGAGAAGATAGTGATCGACCAGGCAGGGGATGTCGAGAGGTTCTACAAGATGATACTCGCACCTGAGAAGATATCAGCAATCATCCTTGGAGGAGGGATAGCGAAACACCATCTCATCGGAGCATCAATAATCAGGGACGGGCTTGACTATGCAGTCTATGTGCAGACAGGAACAGAAGGTGATGGTTCGCTATCTGGAGCAAAACCAAAAGAAGCAGTAAGCTGGAACAAGCTCAAGGAAGGGAAGAATTCTGTGTGTATCGAAGCAGATGCAACGCTCGTGTTCCCTATACTCGCAGCAGGGCTGCTAGAATGA
- a CDS encoding AAA family ATPase produces the protein MKMLGIVGLPGSGRTTTAEYISDKGFSYIKLGKIIDDEVVRRGMKPTRESKARIRQEFIDQYGSAAYAVLNLPEIDRLREEGRDVVIDCLLSWSEYKFLKKRYMNLVLIGVFSPASTRYQRLSEAKNLTHDQAKLKDKKMIEEFDMGGPIVMADVMVLNQGDLNALYRKIDFVLEEISRP, from the coding sequence ATGAAGATGCTTGGTATTGTCGGACTGCCAGGATCTGGCAGGACCACGACTGCTGAATATATCTCTGATAAGGGTTTCTCGTACATCAAGCTGGGAAAGATCATTGATGATGAGGTCGTCAGGAGAGGCATGAAGCCGACAAGGGAGAGCAAGGCAAGGATACGGCAGGAGTTCATCGATCAGTATGGCTCTGCAGCATATGCCGTGCTTAATCTCCCCGAGATAGACAGGCTGAGGGAAGAGGGAAGAGATGTTGTTATCGACTGCCTGTTGTCCTGGTCCGAATACAAGTTTCTGAAGAAGAGATACATGAATCTTGTTCTGATCGGTGTTTTCTCGCCTGCATCCACCCGTTATCAGAGGCTTTCTGAGGCGAAGAATCTGACTCATGACCAGGCTAAGCTTAAGGACAAGAAGATGATTGAGGAGTTTGACATGGGCGGCCCGATTGTCATGGCTGATGTCATGGTCCTGAATCAGGGTGATCTGAATGCGCTGTACAGGAAGATTGATTTTGTCCTGGAAGAGATAAGCAGGCCTTGA
- a CDS encoding sodium:calcium antiporter yields the protein MIITNLLLFLVACFVMVESGAYLVKSIATIARFMRYSEFLVSFVLVAFSTSLPELLVGINAALDGTPALALGNVIGSNIVNMSLIIGLIVIVGRGINVTSKTVRKDTIMMFVISLLPLFLYTLGNQISRIDGAILIAVFIVYMRILLKQRKEFHKTIDHVSRKHLAKDFLVFLISAAILLVSAKFVVRYAGFIADQIGFSYMFVGLVLLAVGTSLPELVFGLKAALGGHPEMSVGDIIGATVINSTFIVGVTALIMPIEANFVIFLSSSVFMLVIGFLFMTFLESESRLSVNEGIALVLMYVFFIIIEFYIKGISAGSVPV from the coding sequence ATGATAATAACAAATCTGCTGCTTTTTTTGGTGGCCTGCTTTGTGATGGTGGAATCAGGCGCTTATCTTGTGAAATCGATTGCGACAATCGCCAGGTTCATGCGTTACAGCGAATTCCTTGTCAGCTTTGTCCTTGTCGCTTTCTCAACTTCATTGCCTGAGCTTTTGGTCGGCATAAATGCTGCCCTGGATGGCACTCCTGCCCTCGCTCTTGGTAATGTCATCGGTTCAAACATAGTGAACATGAGTCTTATCATAGGGCTTATTGTGATTGTGGGGAGGGGTATCAATGTGACCTCGAAGACTGTCAGGAAGGACACTATCATGATGTTTGTCATATCTCTTCTCCCGCTCTTCCTTTATACCCTCGGCAATCAGATCTCCAGGATTGACGGCGCTATCCTGATCGCTGTATTCATTGTATATATGCGGATCCTGCTTAAGCAGAGGAAGGAATTCCATAAGACAATCGATCATGTGTCAAGGAAGCATTTGGCAAAGGATTTCCTGGTTTTCCTGATAAGCGCAGCCATCCTGCTTGTCAGCGCCAAGTTTGTGGTCAGGTATGCAGGATTCATTGCAGACCAGATAGGTTTCAGCTATATGTTTGTCGGTCTGGTCCTCCTTGCAGTCGGCACAAGCCTGCCCGAGCTTGTCTTCGGATTGAAAGCTGCATTGGGTGGGCATCCTGAGATGTCAGTGGGTGATATAATCGGTGCGACTGTCATAAACTCGACTTTCATTGTTGGTGTGACTGCTCTGATAATGCCTATCGAAGCGAACTTTGTCATCTTCCTCTCAAGCTCGGTATTCATGCTTGTCATCGGTTTCCTGTTCATGACATTCCTGGAATCTGAGTCAAGATTGTCCGTAAACGAGGGCATAGCCCTTGTGCTGATGTATGTGTTCTTCATAATAATAGAATTCTACATAAAGGGCATCTCTGCCGGAAGCGTGCCTGTTTAG
- a CDS encoding DEAD/DEAH box helicase: protein MKAIKDQQFVSPSDIQQKSIPLILSGKDVIAGSATGSGKTLAFGAGIIQNSERGRGIQALILTPTRELAEQIHKELIKFSKYKPLQVAVVYGGVAIDPQMSKLRTADVVVGTPGRILDHMSRGTVNFSKVRILVLDEADRMLDMGFIDDVERIIKVCPKERQTLLFSATIPPDLASLSKRYMHDAVKVSVDSYVDPKKLKQVYYDVEDNMKFSLLVHLLRNEQAGLAMIFCNTQRNTDFVARNLKLSGISALAIHGGFTQAKRTRTMDDFHNKSFKVLVCTDVAARGLDIKGVTHVYNYDIPKESKQYIHRIGRTARAGKDGIAINILSPRDHDNMSRVFKDYDLQIEKMERPFIDKIRVKIDQPRTGFREGRSGFRGNQGRGRGPAPRQGQQGRQGRGQQQGRQGERFGPRRNPAQSRQRRF from the coding sequence TTGAAGGCTATAAAAGACCAGCAGTTTGTTAGTCCCAGCGATATCCAGCAGAAATCCATCCCTCTGATCCTGTCAGGCAAGGATGTCATTGCAGGATCCGCAACAGGCTCTGGCAAGACACTTGCTTTTGGTGCAGGTATCATCCAGAATTCAGAGAGAGGGAGAGGCATACAGGCACTGATCCTCACCCCTACTCGCGAGCTTGCGGAGCAGATACACAAGGAGCTGATAAAATTCTCAAAGTACAAGCCATTGCAGGTTGCAGTGGTCTATGGCGGTGTTGCTATAGATCCCCAGATGAGCAAGCTGAGGACAGCTGATGTTGTTGTCGGCACTCCGGGCAGGATACTTGATCATATGAGCCGGGGCACTGTCAACTTTTCGAAGGTCAGGATCCTTGTGCTTGACGAGGCTGACAGGATGCTTGACATGGGTTTCATCGATGATGTCGAGAGGATCATAAAGGTGTGTCCGAAAGAGAGGCAGACACTGCTTTTCTCAGCGACCATACCCCCTGACTTGGCCAGCCTTTCCAAGAGGTATATGCATGACGCAGTCAAGGTATCAGTGGATTCCTATGTCGACCCTAAGAAGCTGAAGCAGGTATATTATGATGTCGAGGATAACATGAAGTTCTCTCTTCTGGTCCATCTTTTGAGGAATGAGCAGGCGGGCCTGGCGATGATATTCTGCAACACGCAGAGGAACACTGATTTTGTGGCGAGGAATCTTAAGCTTTCAGGCATCAGTGCCTTAGCTATTCATGGAGGCTTCACCCAGGCAAAGAGGACAAGGACAATGGATGATTTTCACAATAAGAGCTTCAAGGTCCTGGTCTGCACAGATGTGGCTGCACGCGGCCTTGATATAAAGGGCGTGACCCACGTATACAATTATGATATCCCGAAAGAGAGCAAGCAGTACATCCACAGGATCGGGAGGACTGCCAGGGCCGGCAAGGATGGGATAGCGATAAATATCCTGTCGCCTAGGGATCATGACAATATGTCAAGGGTGTTCAAGGATTATGATCTCCAGATCGAGAAGATGGAGAGGCCTTTTATCGATAAGATAAGGGTGAAGATTGATCAGCCCAGAACCGGTTTCAGGGAAGGCAGGAGTGGTTTCAGGGGCAATCAAGGAAGGGGGCGTGGTCCAGCGCCTCGTCAGGGTCAGCAGGGCAGACAGGGCCGGGGTCAGCAGCAGGGCCGTCAGGGTGAGAGATTCGGTCCGAGAAGAAATCCTGCCCAATCAAGGCAAAGGAGATTCTAG
- a CDS encoding PD-(D/E)XK nuclease family protein yields MKRVQSPSSINTYLQCPRKYYYIYNLKLPTLPSIHLVRGSVAHSALEHFFDFGPDQRNFRSVFQKRILELFREHWGSADFSGLDLSPEELQFYHDETQMMLVNWVNQFSSKMEKFMGIGLSFNEAFAALTPKREVFIRDPELMVQGYIDTVEEIDGNVRLMDYKTSKTPKMTDAYLLQLGIYALLYKRRFGKVPSKVGIYFLKDTEHLLSVSEGMIRNAQAAIEQIHSLTESDKMVDYPLNPSPLCKWSSGQCDFYDYCFNGKEVPKTEKQSGLGSF; encoded by the coding sequence ATGAAACGTGTGCAGTCTCCCTCATCAATAAACACCTATCTCCAGTGTCCGAGAAAATATTATTATATCTATAACCTTAAGCTCCCGACACTCCCATCAATCCACCTTGTGAGGGGTTCTGTCGCGCATTCTGCTCTGGAGCATTTCTTTGATTTCGGGCCTGATCAGAGGAATTTCAGGTCAGTCTTCCAGAAGAGGATCCTTGAATTGTTCAGGGAGCACTGGGGCAGTGCTGATTTCTCTGGGCTGGACCTGTCGCCTGAAGAGCTCCAGTTCTATCATGACGAGACCCAGATGATGCTTGTCAACTGGGTCAACCAGTTCAGCAGCAAGATGGAGAAGTTCATGGGCATCGGCCTTTCTTTCAATGAGGCTTTCGCCGCTTTGACTCCGAAGCGTGAGGTCTTCATCAGGGACCCTGAGCTCATGGTGCAGGGCTATATTGATACTGTGGAGGAGATTGATGGGAACGTCAGGCTGATGGATTACAAGACATCGAAGACCCCTAAGATGACTGATGCTTATCTGCTCCAGCTCGGGATTTATGCTCTGCTTTACAAGAGAAGGTTCGGCAAGGTCCCCAGCAAAGTCGGCATCTACTTCCTTAAGGACACTGAGCATCTTCTGTCTGTCAGCGAGGGGATGATCCGTAACGCCCAAGCAGCCATAGAGCAGATCCATTCGTTGACAGAATCGGATAAGATGGTTGATTATCCGCTGAATCCCAGCCCGCTATGCAAATGGAGCTCTGGCCAGTGCGACTTCTATGACTATTGCTTCAATGGTAAAGAGGTCCCAAAGACTGAAAAACAGTCAGGTCTTGGTTCATTTTGA
- a CDS encoding DNA-directed RNA polymerase — translation MGYEDRSDRGFDRGAGRGGGRGFRGGRDFGPKEMHKATCSECGQECEVPFKPGKDADGNPRPVYCKECYRKRKSY, via the coding sequence ATGGGATATGAAGATAGGAGCGACCGAGGATTTGACAGGGGCGCAGGCAGAGGCGGCGGAAGAGGATTCAGAGGAGGCCGCGATTTCGGTCCAAAGGAAATGCACAAAGCAACCTGCTCAGAATGCGGACAAGAATGCGAAGTCCCGTTCAAACCAGGAAAGGATGCAGACGGCAATCCGAGACCAGTATACTGCAAAGAATGCTACAGGAAAAGGAAAAGCTACTGA
- a CDS encoding RNA-binding S4 domain-containing protein, whose translation MKFVELNNLLKAKGLASTGGQAKIMIRSGKVLVNGDAETRVRRKLVPGDRVEAAGQQFTVREEECRQSK comes from the coding sequence ATGAAATTCGTCGAGCTCAACAATCTCCTGAAAGCAAAAGGCCTGGCATCCACCGGCGGGCAGGCCAAGATCATGATAAGGTCAGGGAAAGTCCTTGTGAATGGGGATGCTGAAACGCGTGTCAGAAGAAAACTGGTTCCTGGAGACAGAGTAGAGGCAGCAGGACAGCAGTTCACAGTCAGGGAAGAGGAGTGCAGGCAGTCAAAATGA